Proteins from a single region of Streptomyces glaucescens:
- a CDS encoding pentapeptide repeat-containing protein yields MVRKASDPRPARRPEPRLPPLEPYGGAGLEPDGDYDGLEFRGADLTGQDGGGARFLDCALASCTLTGTRLRHARFLDSVLGPVQGVGTDLAEATLRDVEVTEPRLGGVQLHGAVLERVVVRGGKLDFLNLRTARLRDVVFENCVLVEPDFGGARLERVEFVGCAVKGADFTAATLKDVDLRGAEPLEIAGGLDRLSGAVISPGQLMDLAAVFAAALGVRVV; encoded by the coding sequence ATGGTGCGCAAGGCGAGTGACCCGAGACCGGCGCGGCGGCCGGAGCCGCGGCTGCCGCCCCTGGAGCCGTACGGCGGCGCGGGCCTGGAACCCGACGGGGACTACGACGGCCTGGAGTTCCGCGGCGCGGACCTCACCGGCCAGGACGGCGGCGGCGCCCGCTTCCTGGACTGCGCCCTCGCGTCCTGCACGCTGACCGGGACGCGGCTCCGGCACGCCCGCTTCCTCGACTCGGTGCTCGGCCCGGTCCAGGGCGTCGGCACCGACCTGGCCGAGGCGACACTGCGGGACGTGGAGGTGACGGAGCCGCGCCTGGGCGGGGTGCAGCTGCACGGGGCGGTGCTGGAACGGGTGGTGGTCCGCGGCGGGAAGCTGGACTTCCTCAACCTGCGCACGGCACGCCTGAGGGACGTCGTCTTCGAGAACTGCGTGCTGGTGGAGCCCGACTTCGGGGGTGCGCGGCTGGAGCGGGTGGAGTTCGTGGGCTGTGCCGTGAAGGGCGCGGACTTCACCGCGGCCACCCTGAAGGACGTGGACCTGCGCGGCGCGGAACCGCTGGAGATCGCCGGGGGGCTGGACCGGCTGTCGGGCGCGGTGATCAGCCCCGGTCAGCTGATGGACCTCGCGGCGGTGTTCGCGGCGGCGCTGGGGGTGCGGGTGGTGTGA
- a CDS encoding GntR family transcriptional regulator — translation MAGQADNRAPYAKIAAHYTELIESGQLTPGSLLPSIKNLSEQWGVSTATAEKALRKLRNEGLVRGIHGIGTEVLDRPAPMSSGSQRQDRGRRTGSSWGSGERSDSHEAAVVPAPSDVAQALGIEPRSDVIRRRRVYRDRHGIVAHSTSWIPARYGKLIPQLAVSERLTGGTSLQLIAEATGVPISHRVDTASARVLTAEDAELLELDPKNPPTEPVVVMTAKFIDSEDNVVEYGVDLGGPGRTWQAESEVSQ, via the coding sequence ATGGCCGGTCAGGCCGACAATCGGGCGCCGTACGCGAAAATTGCTGCCCACTACACGGAGCTGATCGAGTCCGGACAGCTAACGCCGGGATCGCTCCTGCCGAGCATCAAGAACCTCTCGGAGCAGTGGGGAGTGAGCACCGCGACGGCCGAGAAGGCGCTGCGCAAACTACGCAACGAGGGTCTAGTCAGGGGCATCCACGGGATCGGGACGGAAGTTCTGGACCGTCCGGCCCCGATGTCTTCCGGATCTCAGCGTCAGGACCGGGGTCGTCGTACTGGCTCAAGTTGGGGGTCAGGTGAAAGGTCCGACTCGCACGAGGCCGCGGTAGTGCCTGCGCCTTCGGATGTGGCACAGGCTCTGGGCATTGAGCCACGCTCCGACGTGATCCGCCGGCGCAGGGTGTACAGGGACCGACACGGCATCGTGGCGCACAGTACCTCGTGGATTCCCGCTCGATACGGGAAGCTCATTCCGCAGTTGGCCGTGAGCGAGCGACTGACCGGGGGTACATCGCTCCAGCTCATCGCCGAGGCGACCGGCGTCCCCATCAGTCATCGGGTCGACACCGCCTCAGCGCGCGTGTTGACAGCCGAAGACGCAGAGCTACTGGAACTGGACCCCAAGAACCCGCCTACGGAACCCGTGGTCGTCATGACAGCGAAGTTCATTGACAGCGAGGACAACGTGGTGGAGTACGGGGTCGACCTTGGAGGCCCTGGTCGCACCTGGCAGGCCGAGTCAGAGGTGTCCCAATGA
- a CDS encoding bifunctional GNAT family N-acetyltransferase/NUDIX hydrolase encodes MILEALTVPRGHALPGPLLAEVTALYAANREYQALSGDFPDPDDIRPEQVAAVLAQELADPHTEVLLARSRGRLVGMAITLAHHPDPADPDPWIGLLLVDPAVQRQGHGRRLAAAVEDRFRAAGRGAVRLAVLDDNSGALAFWTSCGYEIVGHRRDRALGRPCAVLSKPLRTPRRAARVAVVDPDGAVLLFRYDNVEAGVHWALPGGGLEPGQGPREGALRELREETGWTDLEPGPLLCTWEHDFTHGDVPVRQHEHVYVTRGPRRDPAGPQLAAAHAADGILAWRWWTRAELAAEAEPVWPPELARLLDAWES; translated from the coding sequence ATGATCCTCGAAGCCCTCACCGTCCCGCGCGGCCACGCCCTCCCGGGCCCGCTGCTCGCCGAGGTGACCGCGCTGTACGCCGCCAACCGCGAGTACCAGGCGCTCAGCGGCGACTTCCCGGACCCGGACGACATCCGGCCCGAGCAGGTGGCGGCGGTCCTGGCGCAGGAACTGGCCGACCCGCACACGGAGGTGCTGCTCGCGCGGAGCCGGGGACGGCTCGTCGGCATGGCGATCACGCTCGCGCACCATCCCGACCCGGCCGACCCCGACCCGTGGATCGGTCTGCTGCTGGTGGACCCGGCCGTGCAGCGGCAGGGCCACGGCCGTCGCCTCGCCGCCGCCGTCGAGGACCGGTTCCGCGCGGCGGGCCGCGGTGCCGTGCGGCTCGCCGTCCTGGACGACAACTCCGGCGCGCTCGCGTTCTGGACGTCCTGCGGCTACGAGATCGTCGGCCACCGCCGCGACCGCGCCCTGGGCCGCCCCTGCGCGGTGCTCTCCAAACCGCTGCGCACCCCGCGCCGGGCCGCCCGGGTCGCCGTGGTGGACCCCGACGGCGCGGTGCTGCTCTTCCGCTACGACAACGTCGAGGCCGGCGTGCACTGGGCGCTGCCCGGCGGCGGCCTGGAGCCCGGCCAGGGCCCGCGCGAGGGCGCCCTGCGCGAACTGCGCGAGGAGACCGGCTGGACGGACCTGGAGCCGGGCCCCCTGCTGTGCACCTGGGAACACGACTTCACGCACGGCGACGTCCCCGTCCGCCAGCACGAGCACGTCTACGTCACCCGCGGCCCCCGCCGTGACCCGGCCGGCCCGCAGCTCGCCGCCGCGCACGCCGCGGACGGCATCCTCGCCTGGCGCTGGTGGACCAGGGCGGAACTGGCAGCGGAGGCCGAGCCGGTCTGGCCGCCGGAGCTGGCGCGTCTGCTGGACGCGTGGGAGTCCTGA
- a CDS encoding RRQRL motif-containing zinc-binding protein, producing the protein MGALPVYRWRLAPDGYATRRQLRARGLRPGGQDVAAQLERPRRRRGPLVAYLYRIQDAKPVRPMTPARWAALAKANRARRTCPQCHTDAGYVIPASLGTCVPCASPSTSLRSA; encoded by the coding sequence ATGGGAGCGCTGCCGGTCTACCGGTGGCGCCTGGCCCCGGACGGCTACGCCACCCGCCGCCAACTCCGCGCCCGCGGTCTGCGCCCCGGCGGACAGGACGTCGCCGCGCAACTCGAACGGCCGCGCCGCCGCCGGGGACCGCTGGTCGCCTACCTCTACCGCATCCAGGACGCCAAGCCGGTACGGCCGATGACGCCGGCCAGATGGGCGGCACTGGCCAAGGCCAACCGCGCCCGCCGCACCTGCCCGCAGTGCCACACCGATGCGGGCTACGTCATCCCCGCCTCGCTGGGCACGTGCGTGCCCTGCGCTTCCCCTTCTACCTCGCTGAGGAGTGCCTAA
- a CDS encoding FAD-dependent oxidoreductase, which translates to MHRITVIGGGFAGLTAAITAAEAGAKVTVYEAHHTLGGRARTADGPYRTNEGPHALYNGGPHWTWLRRRDLIGPLAPLPPLEAARLRLRHGGALRRTPPFAMLKLLRRAARQAPVDTDFLTWATEQAGEEGARAAAHYCAVALFHHDPGSLSAAFVQERLRRATKLPPEAHYPRGGWSSVVDRMAGRAWNLGVRIETLSRVDSLPTDTPVIVATSLDAARRLLRDDSLTWPSGRTVLVDLAVRTRRGDAFAVSDLDAPGWIERFTAQDRTLAPAGEQLIQGQFPIGPDETRADGVARAEQLLDLAFDGWRERVTWRREAVANGRTGAVDLPGTTWRDRPAVDRGDGVYLAGDQVSAPGVLSEVSFTSALTAVSLALGRHGTRPLDLKHA; encoded by the coding sequence ATGCACCGCATCACCGTCATCGGCGGCGGCTTCGCCGGACTCACCGCCGCGATCACCGCCGCGGAGGCGGGCGCCAAGGTCACGGTGTACGAGGCGCACCACACCCTCGGCGGGCGCGCCCGCACCGCGGACGGCCCGTACCGGACGAACGAGGGCCCGCACGCCCTCTACAACGGCGGCCCGCACTGGACCTGGCTGCGCCGGCGGGACCTGATCGGCCCGCTGGCCCCGCTGCCGCCCCTGGAGGCCGCCCGGCTGCGACTGCGGCACGGCGGCGCACTGCGCCGCACCCCGCCCTTCGCCATGCTGAAGCTGCTGCGCCGCGCCGCCCGGCAGGCCCCCGTCGACACCGACTTCCTGACCTGGGCGACCGAGCAGGCCGGCGAGGAAGGCGCCCGCGCGGCCGCGCACTACTGCGCCGTCGCGCTGTTCCACCACGACCCCGGCTCGCTCTCCGCGGCGTTCGTGCAGGAGCGGCTGCGCCGGGCCACCAAGCTGCCCCCGGAGGCGCACTACCCGCGCGGGGGCTGGTCGAGCGTCGTCGACCGGATGGCCGGGCGCGCCTGGAACCTGGGCGTGCGGATCGAGACCCTGTCCCGCGTGGACAGCCTGCCCACGGACACGCCCGTCATCGTCGCGACCTCCCTGGACGCGGCCCGCCGGCTGCTCCGGGACGACTCGCTGACCTGGCCCAGCGGCCGTACGGTCCTGGTGGACCTGGCGGTGCGCACCCGCCGCGGTGACGCGTTCGCCGTCTCCGACCTGGACGCGCCCGGCTGGATCGAACGGTTCACCGCGCAGGACCGCACGCTCGCCCCGGCGGGCGAGCAGCTCATCCAGGGACAGTTCCCCATCGGCCCGGACGAGACCCGCGCGGACGGCGTCGCCCGCGCCGAACAACTGCTCGACCTGGCGTTCGACGGCTGGCGGGAACGGGTCACCTGGCGCCGCGAGGCGGTCGCCAACGGCCGTACCGGCGCCGTCGACCTGCCCGGCACCACCTGGCGGGACCGCCCGGCCGTGGACCGCGGCGACGGCGTCTACCTCGCGGGCGACCAGGTATCCGCGCCGGGCGTGCTGTCGGAGGTGTCCTTCACCAGCGCGCTGACCGCGGTGTCGCTCGCGCTCGGCCGGCACGGAACACGGCCGCTTGACCTCAAGCACGCTTGA
- a CDS encoding Pycsar system effector family protein yields the protein MSATEQNLTAMHAEVKAEIARTDTKTGLLLAFVGAVLAGAWSVARDLPLNLAAYIVGGLGLAVLVTSAGLLLRSTRPNLRGRHGFPLWATLTTDEITTAAASRDLSADVAGLSRLAVAKFAHLRRAIDLTYVGGALLILAALLTLGGAA from the coding sequence GTGAGCGCCACCGAGCAGAACCTGACCGCGATGCACGCCGAGGTGAAGGCGGAGATCGCACGGACGGACACCAAGACCGGGCTGCTGCTGGCGTTCGTCGGCGCGGTCCTCGCCGGCGCCTGGTCCGTCGCCCGCGACCTGCCCCTGAACCTCGCCGCCTACATCGTCGGCGGCCTCGGGCTGGCGGTGCTGGTCACCTCGGCCGGGCTGCTGCTGCGCTCCACCCGGCCGAACCTGCGCGGCCGGCACGGCTTCCCGCTGTGGGCCACTCTCACCACCGACGAGATCACCACCGCGGCCGCATCCCGCGACCTGTCCGCCGACGTGGCCGGCCTGTCCCGGCTGGCCGTGGCGAAGTTCGCCCACCTGCGCCGCGCCATCGACCTCACCTACGTCGGCGGCGCCCTGCTCATCCTCGCCGCCCTGCTCACCCTCGGAGGTGCCGCATGA
- a CDS encoding aminoglycoside phosphotransferase family protein, giving the protein MIHVPEELAASQAKFNGGEGRAFIARLPDLADAFLERWQLRLDGPPMNGRCALVLPVLRADATPAVLKLQLLDDETEGEPVALRAWNGDGSVRLLDHDPDTGTMLLERLDPARMLSHVPDTRAAVQVIARLLAHLTATPAPARLRRLGDLAHRMLERTPRALERIPCPDARSLVADCAAALREVADEPGDRLLHWDLHYDNVLGADRADWLAIDPKPLAGDPGFDLLPAIRNRFDPAEIHWRFDAMTGILALDRARAGAWTLGRVLQNCLWETEEGRPPEAEQLEIARTLRATLRP; this is encoded by the coding sequence GTGATCCATGTCCCGGAGGAACTGGCGGCTTCCCAGGCGAAGTTCAACGGCGGCGAGGGCCGCGCCTTCATCGCCCGGCTGCCCGACCTGGCCGACGCCTTCCTGGAACGCTGGCAACTGCGGCTGGACGGACCGCCGATGAACGGCCGGTGCGCGCTCGTCCTGCCCGTGCTCCGCGCGGACGCCACCCCCGCCGTGCTCAAACTCCAGCTCCTCGACGACGAGACCGAGGGCGAACCCGTCGCGCTGCGCGCCTGGAACGGCGACGGGTCCGTCCGGCTCCTCGACCACGACCCGGACACCGGCACCATGCTGCTGGAACGCCTCGACCCGGCCCGCATGCTCTCCCACGTCCCCGACACCCGCGCCGCCGTCCAGGTCATCGCCCGCCTGCTCGCCCACCTCACCGCCACTCCCGCCCCCGCGCGGCTGCGCCGCCTCGGCGACCTCGCCCACCGCATGCTGGAGCGGACCCCGCGGGCCCTGGAGCGCATCCCCTGCCCCGATGCGCGAAGCCTGGTCGCCGACTGCGCGGCGGCCCTCCGCGAGGTCGCCGACGAGCCCGGCGACCGCCTCCTGCACTGGGACTTGCACTACGACAACGTCCTCGGCGCCGACCGCGCCGACTGGCTGGCCATCGACCCCAAGCCGCTCGCCGGCGACCCCGGCTTCGACCTCCTCCCGGCGATCCGCAACCGCTTCGACCCCGCCGAGATCCACTGGCGCTTCGACGCCATGACCGGCATCCTCGCCCTGGACCGGGCCCGGGCCGGCGCCTGGACCCTCGGCCGCGTCCTGCAGAACTGCCTGTGGGAGACCGAGGAAGGCCGCCCGCCGGAGGCGGAGCAGCTGGAGATCGCCCGGACGCTCCGGGCTACCCTCCGCCCATGA
- a CDS encoding DUF6284 family protein, whose translation MEHIVTVQDAVTAFADWREPSAAELDAIEQEMPAILAEVDLLDAQIVTLDRAPSELDERRIRRARRRVLAERAALTNRTATALPGGAA comes from the coding sequence ATGGAACACATCGTCACTGTTCAGGACGCTGTTACCGCGTTCGCCGACTGGCGCGAGCCGTCGGCCGCGGAGCTGGACGCGATCGAGCAGGAGATGCCCGCCATCCTGGCGGAGGTCGACCTGCTGGACGCGCAGATCGTCACCCTGGACCGCGCCCCGTCCGAGCTGGACGAGCGGCGCATCCGCCGGGCCCGCCGGCGGGTGCTCGCCGAGCGGGCGGCGCTCACCAACCGCACCGCCACGGCCCTGCCGGGGGGTGCCGCGTGA
- a CDS encoding AAA family ATPase produces MMTVDDTLLSVLEARLGALLTACRTGNLSPEAEAEIAAISQTLMRPMTARPPFCVLMAGLPGSGKTTLSRVLTDRGFSRLCPDEEMYRRHGVYGVDFPRGTFPTLERPVLEDVAVELRELLKAGRDVVVDHGFWTPDDRARWQAIASDAGATPVLVYLEASHDELWSRISKRNEAHAHDPNSIYFSESDLRRYRTRFIPPASDEPHILYDGDPTVIVAALDAVRPRPQSETD; encoded by the coding sequence ATGATGACAGTTGACGACACGCTTTTGAGCGTCCTCGAAGCCCGCTTGGGCGCCCTGCTCACCGCTTGCCGCACCGGCAACCTTTCCCCCGAAGCCGAAGCGGAGATTGCTGCAATCTCCCAGACTCTGATGAGACCGATGACCGCTCGCCCTCCGTTCTGTGTCCTTATGGCTGGTCTTCCTGGGTCCGGGAAGACCACCCTTTCCCGAGTACTCACCGATCGCGGATTCTCGCGCCTGTGCCCCGATGAAGAGATGTACCGGCGTCACGGCGTGTACGGAGTGGACTTCCCGCGGGGTACTTTCCCCACTCTTGAGCGTCCGGTCCTTGAGGACGTGGCGGTCGAACTTCGGGAGCTGCTTAAGGCCGGGCGCGATGTTGTGGTCGACCATGGCTTCTGGACGCCGGACGACCGTGCCCGGTGGCAAGCCATCGCCAGCGACGCCGGCGCAACCCCGGTGCTCGTTTATCTAGAAGCAAGCCACGATGAACTCTGGTCGAGAATCAGCAAGCGCAACGAGGCGCACGCACACGATCCCAACTCGATTTACTTCTCCGAAAGCGACCTTCGGCGATACCGAACTCGTTTTATCCCTCCCGCGTCTGACGAGCCTCACATTCTTTATGACGGTGATCCTACGGTCATCGTCGCGGCGCTGGACGCCGTCCGACCCCGACCTCAGTCTGAAACCGACTGA
- a CDS encoding M1 family metallopeptidase, translated as MFRRVPAVPVALCVCLVLASAACEGGVEGTPGGSGVRDPYFPKAGNGGYDVTHYALTLDYAPGSRRLTGRAVVTARATQRLSALNLDLDGMEVRSVTVDGTAARWNRTGQELTVRPAGELGEGATFRVTVRYEGTPVTVTDPDGSEEGWLPTADGALALGEPVGSMAWFPGNHHPSDKAAYDLTVTVPRGLAAVSNGEPAGERTEGGRTTYTWRTAEPMPSHAATLVIGRYEIRRGRTPDGLPVHSAVHPGQADASRAVLARLPEVMAWARDTFGPYPFSSTGAIVAPADAAEYALETQNRPVFPGAPDLPLLVHELAHQWYGNSVTPTSWRDMWLNEGFATYAEWLWEEEHGGDSAERTFDALYADEDVFAFPPAKPPTAADVSGRPVYDRGAMVLHRIRQIVGDTAFRRLLRGWAAEHRHGNAHTGEFTDYVERRAPGHDLSGVWEDWLYGDGRPDLP; from the coding sequence GTGTTCCGTCGCGTGCCCGCCGTCCCGGTCGCCCTCTGTGTCTGTCTCGTTCTCGCTTCGGCCGCCTGCGAGGGCGGGGTGGAGGGCACGCCCGGCGGCTCGGGGGTGCGCGATCCCTACTTCCCGAAGGCGGGCAACGGCGGCTACGACGTCACGCACTACGCCCTCACCCTCGACTACGCCCCCGGCAGCCGCCGGCTCACCGGCCGGGCGGTCGTCACCGCCCGGGCCACACAGCGCCTGTCCGCCCTCAACCTCGACCTGGACGGCATGGAGGTCCGCTCCGTGACCGTGGACGGCACCGCCGCCCGCTGGAACCGCACCGGCCAGGAGCTGACCGTCCGCCCCGCCGGCGAGCTCGGCGAGGGCGCCACCTTCCGCGTCACGGTCCGCTACGAGGGCACCCCGGTCACCGTCACCGACCCCGACGGGTCCGAGGAGGGCTGGCTGCCCACCGCCGACGGGGCGCTCGCGCTCGGCGAACCGGTCGGCTCGATGGCGTGGTTCCCCGGCAACCACCACCCCTCCGACAAGGCGGCCTACGACCTCACGGTCACCGTGCCGCGGGGCCTCGCGGCGGTCTCCAACGGCGAACCGGCGGGCGAGCGGACGGAGGGCGGCCGGACGACGTACACCTGGCGCACCGCCGAGCCGATGCCCAGCCACGCCGCCACGCTCGTGATCGGCCGCTACGAGATCCGGCGCGGCCGGACCCCGGACGGGCTGCCGGTGCACAGCGCCGTGCACCCCGGGCAGGCGGACGCGAGCCGGGCCGTGCTGGCCCGGCTGCCCGAGGTGATGGCCTGGGCGCGGGACACCTTCGGCCCGTACCCGTTCTCCTCCACGGGGGCGATCGTCGCCCCCGCGGACGCGGCCGAGTACGCCCTGGAGACGCAGAACCGCCCCGTCTTCCCCGGCGCCCCCGACCTGCCGCTCCTCGTCCACGAGCTGGCCCACCAGTGGTACGGCAACTCGGTCACGCCGACGAGCTGGCGGGACATGTGGCTCAACGAGGGCTTCGCGACGTACGCGGAGTGGCTGTGGGAGGAGGAACACGGCGGGGACAGCGCCGAGCGGACGTTCGACGCGCTCTATGCCGACGAGGACGTGTTCGCGTTCCCGCCCGCGAAGCCGCCGACCGCCGCCGATGTCTCCGGACGCCCGGTGTACGACCGGGGCGCGATGGTGCTGCACAGGATCCGGCAGATCGTCGGCGACACCGCCTTCCGCCGCCTGCTGCGCGGCTGGGCCGCCGAGCACCGCCACGGCAACGCACACACCGGGGAGTTCACGGACTACGTGGAACGGCGGGCGCCGGGCCACGACCTCAGTGGCGTCTGGGAGGACTGGCTGTACGGCGACGGCCGCCCCGACCTGCCCTGA
- a CDS encoding zinc-binding dehydrogenase, with protein sequence MHAVRLHAFGPAENLTYEETADPAPGPGQVRIRVAAAGVHLLDTAIREGVQGPLPELPALPTIPGREVAGVVDALGEGADRAWLGKRVVAHLGFAPGGYAELAVTDAERLHEMPENLDFAQAVAMIGTGRTTMGIVQFAEPGPGDVVVVPAAAGGIGTLLVQYAKNAGATVVGLAGGPAKTARVQANGADLAVDYQDPSWPDKVRARLGGRTATIVFDGVGGDAARAAVGLLGPGGRHIVFGWSAEGLHDGTPYVVEGVTEQVLGPVMMRKAGGPNPVRTLELRALAEAAAGRLVPAVHRFPLAEAAAAHRALETRGTTGKVVLEP encoded by the coding sequence ATGCACGCCGTCCGACTGCACGCCTTCGGCCCCGCCGAGAACCTCACCTACGAGGAGACCGCCGACCCCGCGCCCGGCCCCGGCCAGGTCCGCATCCGGGTCGCCGCCGCCGGTGTGCACCTCCTCGACACCGCGATCCGCGAGGGCGTGCAGGGCCCGCTGCCCGAACTGCCCGCCCTGCCCACCATCCCCGGCCGCGAGGTCGCCGGGGTCGTCGACGCGCTCGGCGAGGGCGCCGACCGGGCGTGGCTCGGCAAGCGGGTCGTCGCCCACCTCGGTTTCGCCCCCGGCGGCTACGCCGAGCTGGCCGTCACCGACGCCGAGCGCCTGCACGAGATGCCCGAGAACCTGGACTTCGCCCAGGCCGTCGCCATGATCGGGACGGGCCGCACCACCATGGGGATCGTCCAGTTCGCCGAGCCGGGCCCCGGCGACGTGGTGGTGGTCCCGGCCGCCGCTGGCGGAATCGGCACCCTGCTCGTGCAGTACGCGAAGAACGCCGGCGCCACCGTCGTCGGCCTGGCCGGGGGCCCCGCGAAGACCGCCCGCGTGCAGGCGAACGGCGCCGACCTCGCCGTCGACTACCAGGACCCGAGCTGGCCGGACAAGGTGCGCGCCCGGCTGGGCGGCCGGACGGCGACCATCGTCTTCGACGGCGTCGGCGGCGACGCCGCCCGCGCCGCTGTCGGCCTGCTCGGCCCCGGCGGCAGGCACATCGTCTTCGGCTGGTCCGCGGAGGGACTGCACGACGGCACCCCGTACGTCGTCGAGGGAGTCACCGAGCAGGTCCTCGGCCCCGTGATGATGCGCAAGGCCGGCGGCCCGAACCCGGTCCGCACCCTGGAGCTGCGCGCCCTCGCCGAGGCCGCCGCCGGCCGGCTCGTCCCCGCCGTGCACCGTTTCCCCCTCGCCGAGGCCGCCGCCGCCCACCGCGCCCTGGAGACCCGGGGAACCACCGGCAAGGTCGTACTGGAGCCCTGA
- a CDS encoding GNAT family N-acetyltransferase yields the protein MIRTATPDDVPVLHTLIRELAAYERAPHEARATEAQLHAALFGEHPAAHAHIAEDDTSGEPVGFALWFLNFSTWRGTHGIYLEDLYVRPTARGAGHGRALLAELARLCVERGYQRLEWSVLNWNEPAIGFYRSLGAVPQDEWTVYRLTDQALADLGTA from the coding sequence ATGATCCGTACCGCGACCCCCGACGACGTCCCCGTCCTGCACACCCTGATCCGCGAACTCGCCGCCTACGAGAGGGCGCCCCACGAGGCCCGGGCCACCGAGGCCCAGCTCCACGCGGCCCTCTTCGGCGAGCACCCCGCCGCCCACGCCCACATCGCCGAGGACGACACGAGCGGCGAACCGGTCGGCTTCGCCCTGTGGTTCCTGAACTTCTCCACCTGGCGCGGCACCCACGGCATCTACCTGGAGGACCTCTACGTCCGCCCCACCGCCCGCGGCGCCGGCCACGGCAGGGCCCTGCTGGCCGAGCTGGCCCGCCTGTGCGTGGAGCGCGGCTACCAGCGACTGGAGTGGTCCGTCCTGAACTGGAACGAGCCCGCGATCGGCTTCTACCGGTCCCTGGGCGCCGTACCGCAGGACGAATGGACGGTGTACCGGCTGACGGACCAGGCCCTGGCCGACCTGGGGACGGCATGA
- a CDS encoding NAD(P)/FAD-dependent oxidoreductase, with protein sequence MSSGVVNGGVSFWYASDGFPEGRGPLEGDASADVVIVGGGYTGLWTAYYLKKAAPFLRIVVLEQKFCGYGASGRNGGWLYNGIAGRDRYAKLRGREAAVRLQRAMNDTVDEVIRVAAAEGIDADLHKGGVLEVARTPAQLARLRAFHAAETAFGETDRELYGAEETARRIRVADAVGSAWTPHGARVHPVKLVKGLAAAVEALGVVVHESTPVTEIRPKHAVTPYGTVRAPYVLRCTEGFTASLRGQRRTWLPMNSSMVVTEPLTDEQWASVGWEGRETLGDMAHAYMYAQRTADGRIALGGRGVPYRFGSRTDNDGRTRAETVAALREVLAGFFPQLAGVRIEHAWSGVLGVPRDWCATVTLDRSTGLGWAGGYVGSGVATANLAGRTLRDLVQQDSGQGGRTELTELPWVGHRVRRWEPEPLRWLGVHGMYATYRAADRRETVTHRAESSRLARWADRVAGRH encoded by the coding sequence ATGAGCAGCGGTGTCGTGAACGGCGGAGTCTCCTTCTGGTACGCGTCCGACGGTTTCCCGGAGGGCCGCGGGCCGCTGGAGGGTGACGCGTCCGCCGATGTCGTGATCGTCGGGGGCGGGTACACGGGGCTGTGGACCGCGTACTACCTGAAGAAGGCGGCTCCGTTCCTGCGGATCGTCGTGCTGGAGCAGAAGTTCTGCGGCTACGGGGCCTCGGGGCGCAACGGCGGATGGCTGTACAACGGCATCGCGGGGCGGGACCGGTACGCGAAGCTGCGGGGCCGCGAGGCCGCCGTACGTCTTCAGCGGGCCATGAACGACACCGTGGACGAGGTCATCCGGGTGGCGGCGGCGGAGGGCATCGACGCGGATCTGCACAAGGGCGGGGTGCTGGAGGTGGCGCGCACGCCCGCGCAGCTGGCCCGGCTGCGGGCGTTCCACGCGGCGGAGACGGCGTTCGGTGAGACGGACCGGGAGCTGTACGGGGCCGAGGAGACCGCCCGGCGGATCCGGGTGGCGGACGCGGTCGGCTCGGCCTGGACGCCGCACGGGGCCCGGGTGCACCCGGTGAAGCTCGTCAAGGGCCTGGCCGCGGCCGTGGAGGCGCTGGGGGTGGTCGTCCACGAGTCGACGCCGGTGACGGAGATCCGGCCGAAGCACGCGGTGACGCCGTACGGCACGGTCCGCGCGCCCTATGTGCTGCGCTGCACGGAGGGTTTCACCGCCTCCCTGCGGGGCCAGCGGCGGACCTGGCTGCCGATGAACTCGTCGATGGTCGTGACCGAGCCGCTGACCGACGAGCAGTGGGCGTCGGTCGGCTGGGAGGGACGGGAGACGCTGGGCGACATGGCGCACGCGTACATGTACGCGCAGCGCACCGCCGACGGGCGGATCGCGCTCGGCGGGCGGGGAGTGCCGTACCGCTTCGGGTCGCGGACGGACAACGACGGGCGGACGCGGGCGGAGACGGTCGCGGCGTTGCGGGAGGTGCTGGCCGGTTTCTTCCCGCAGCTCGCGGGGGTGCGGATCGAGCACGCCTGGTCGGGGGTGCTGGGTGTGCCGCGCGACTGGTGCGCCACCGTCACCCTGGACCGGTCGACGGGGCTGGGCTGGGCGGGCGGTTACGTCGGCTCCGGTGTCGCCACCGCCAATCTGGCCGGCCGTACCCTGCGGGACCTGGTCCAGCAGGACTCCGGGCAGGGCGGGCGGACCGAGCTGACCGAGCTGCCGTGGGTGGGGCACAGGGTGCGCAGGTGGGAGCCGGAGCCGTTGCGCTGGCTGGGCGTGCACGGCATGTACGCGACGTACCGCGCGGCGGACCGGCGGGAGACGGTGACGCACCGCGCGGAGTCGTCGCGGCTGGCGCGGTGGGCGGACCGGGTGGCGGGGCGGCACTGA